The following proteins come from a genomic window of Pyxidicoccus sp. MSG2:
- a CDS encoding fasciclin domain-containing protein: MRRALFLIPLLFLQACKAFHSSTPIPPKLEYSGHRPPVHHRDNDTGYTSYWTAVPHWLPEGKAEYYEDGTCCFVQRVSENAPLVQVHLMHGYFGIGNNCSWELNRVNQIRDVNGSYSSKVRIEMWNDRNHLDCEQLTPLLINDDLFRKFAEPEWLAAEEARRANGGTASQQAPTEESPQRAVEVATAAPLVAPTPSKGGTTLKDVLEEAGQFSGFLKALEDSGAMAWLTGAGPYVVLAPTDAAYGQMAKRVKKQLAGEGFSKEEIQAFWLRHIVSGSYTYEQLAELKSVQPVAGESLKILVKDEYLRIHRSNTTGSPLSAPNGVIIPIDKVIYD, encoded by the coding sequence ATGCGCCGAGCCCTTTTTCTGATCCCGCTGCTGTTCCTTCAGGCGTGCAAGGCCTTCCACTCCTCCACCCCCATCCCGCCGAAGCTCGAATACTCGGGCCATCGCCCGCCTGTGCATCATCGCGACAACGACACAGGGTACACCTCGTACTGGACCGCGGTGCCACATTGGCTGCCGGAGGGCAAAGCGGAGTACTACGAAGACGGGACCTGCTGCTTTGTCCAGCGCGTGTCCGAGAACGCTCCCCTGGTCCAGGTCCACCTGATGCACGGGTACTTCGGCATCGGAAACAACTGCAGCTGGGAGCTCAATCGGGTCAACCAGATCCGAGACGTCAACGGCAGCTACAGCAGCAAGGTGCGCATCGAGATGTGGAACGACCGGAATCACCTTGACTGCGAGCAGCTCACGCCGCTCCTCATCAACGATGACCTCTTCCGCAAGTTCGCCGAGCCGGAGTGGTTGGCCGCCGAGGAAGCCCGGAGAGCCAACGGTGGGACCGCGTCCCAACAGGCCCCCACTGAAGAGTCGCCTCAACGCGCCGTCGAGGTCGCAACGGCAGCGCCGCTGGTGGCCCCGACGCCGTCCAAGGGCGGGACCACGCTGAAGGATGTGTTGGAAGAGGCGGGCCAGTTTTCTGGCTTCCTGAAAGCCCTCGAAGACAGCGGCGCGATGGCGTGGCTCACGGGAGCCGGTCCCTACGTGGTGTTGGCCCCCACCGACGCGGCGTACGGCCAGATGGCCAAGAGGGTGAAGAAGCAACTCGCTGGCGAAGGCTTCTCGAAGGAAGAAATCCAGGCTTTCTGGCTCCGGCACATCGTCTCCGGCTCTTACACCTACGAGCAGCTCGCGGAGCTGAAGTCCGTTCAGCCCGTCGCCGGAGAGTCGCTGAAGATCCTGGTGAAGGACGAGTACCTCCGCATCCACCGGTCCAACACCACCGGTTCGCCGCTCAGCGCGCCCAACGGCGTCATCATTCCCATCGACAAGGTCATCTACGACTGA
- a CDS encoding amidase: MTYQRSPVKAPRVSGMALKAFVNTLESGVGSVVLEKLVRDSGIERWRELPPGDAPPVQLPLPHGEPAAQVQTSQDQAARAVAASPVPKERETVSAYARAYREGGADPVAVVRRIHEAIQKLDDGKDRLGLFVARKPDEVLRAAEASAERLRAGRPLSVLDGVPVVLKDEVDLAGFPTTLGTKFRNQVAAADSTVAARLKAAGALILGKANMNEIGINPIGLNPHHGAARNPWNRGHITGGSSSGSGAVVAAGLCPLSIGADGGGSVRIPAALCGIVGLKATWGRIPETGVPPLCWNVGHVGPMGLTVDDVAAMYALIAGPDGHDVVAQTQPPHHLSGYESVDLSGVRLGICWPYFEDADADVVARCKEAVRALTDAGARVVEIPAPDLNTILWTHSCIILSEMAEAMLAHVKSRSADFGLDSRTNLAIGRHFRATDLVHALRHRHKLTRELLALMAGVDVLVTPTTATTAPVIPETTLPDGESNLPVVDALMRFVRLANLTGFPALSVPAGFDGAGLPVGVQLTGRPYEEHLLLRLGRVVERATEVRTPAIHVTALRQAP; the protein is encoded by the coding sequence ATGACCTACCAACGCAGCCCGGTGAAGGCGCCCCGTGTTTCCGGCATGGCGCTCAAGGCCTTCGTCAACACGCTGGAGAGCGGGGTTGGCTCCGTGGTGCTGGAGAAGCTGGTGCGCGACAGCGGCATCGAGCGCTGGCGCGAGCTGCCTCCGGGAGATGCACCGCCCGTCCAGCTTCCGCTTCCGCACGGCGAGCCTGCCGCCCAGGTCCAGACGTCCCAGGACCAGGCTGCGCGCGCCGTCGCCGCGTCCCCGGTGCCGAAGGAGCGCGAGACAGTCTCCGCCTACGCGCGCGCCTACCGCGAGGGCGGCGCGGACCCCGTCGCCGTGGTGCGGCGCATCCACGAGGCCATCCAGAAGCTCGATGACGGGAAGGACCGCCTGGGCCTCTTCGTCGCGCGCAAGCCGGACGAGGTGCTGCGGGCCGCGGAGGCGTCGGCGGAGCGGCTGCGCGCGGGGCGTCCGTTGAGCGTGCTCGACGGCGTCCCCGTGGTGCTCAAGGACGAGGTGGACCTGGCCGGCTTCCCCACCACGCTGGGGACGAAGTTCCGCAACCAGGTGGCCGCCGCGGACTCGACGGTGGCCGCGCGCCTCAAGGCGGCCGGCGCCCTCATCCTCGGCAAGGCCAACATGAATGAGATTGGCATCAACCCCATCGGGTTGAACCCGCACCATGGCGCCGCGCGCAACCCGTGGAACCGGGGCCACATCACCGGGGGCAGCTCCAGCGGCTCGGGCGCCGTCGTGGCCGCGGGCCTGTGCCCGCTGAGCATCGGCGCGGACGGCGGTGGCTCCGTGCGCATCCCCGCGGCCCTGTGCGGCATCGTCGGCCTCAAGGCGACGTGGGGCCGCATCCCCGAGACGGGCGTGCCGCCGCTGTGCTGGAACGTGGGCCACGTGGGGCCCATGGGGCTCACCGTGGACGACGTCGCCGCGATGTACGCGCTCATCGCCGGGCCGGACGGGCATGACGTCGTCGCGCAGACGCAGCCGCCGCACCACCTGTCGGGCTACGAGAGCGTGGACCTGTCCGGCGTGCGGCTGGGCATCTGCTGGCCCTACTTCGAGGACGCCGACGCGGACGTGGTGGCGCGTTGCAAGGAGGCGGTGCGGGCGCTCACCGACGCGGGCGCCCGGGTGGTGGAGATTCCCGCGCCCGACCTGAACACGATTCTGTGGACGCACAGCTGCATCATCCTGAGCGAGATGGCGGAGGCGATGCTGGCCCATGTGAAGTCGCGCTCGGCGGACTTCGGCCTCGACTCGCGCACCAACCTCGCCATCGGCCGGCACTTCCGCGCCACCGACCTGGTGCATGCGCTGCGCCACCGGCACAAGCTGACGCGTGAGTTGCTGGCGCTCATGGCGGGCGTGGACGTGCTCGTCACGCCGACGACGGCGACGACGGCCCCGGTGATTCCCGAGACGACGCTGCCGGACGGGGAGTCGAACCTGCCGGTGGTGGATGCGCTGATGCGCTTCGTGCGCCTGGCCAACCTGACGGGCTTCCCGGCGCTGTCCGTGCCGGCCGGCTTCGACGGCGCGGGCCTGCCCGTGGGCGTGCAGCTCACCGGGCGGCCGTACGAGGAGCACCTGCTGCTGCGCCTGGGCCGCGTGGTGGAGCGCGCCACGGAGGTGCGCACGCCCGCCATCCACGTCACGGCATTGCGCCAGGCGCCCTGA
- a CDS encoding fatty acid desaturase: MAFLDRILDPPSYGYERNGKLYVPTHREITAEFFSRLNVVRTRKNWVGLFAWVTSLSFGIPLVLFLTHHFSWWLMAAGFVYSMVVLGTHGTVWYHRYSTHGAYQFKNAFFRELCRNLVIKIIVDEAYVVSHHVHHSFSEQPGDPYNARAGWLYCFLADVNHQAINKDLDRKDYAQACKLMKHTGVHLNSYEQYQRWGSLCHPGYTALHFALNWAFWYGAFFLIGGHALALALFGWAGVWAIGVRTFNYDGHGGGKDRRREGVDFNTRDQSINQAWPGLITGEWHNNHHLYPSGARAGFLPYQFDPAWHFIRAWAWMGAITSYRDYKQDFLDRHYLPWLARSKAPDGPAPEQVPDSGLS, encoded by the coding sequence ATGGCTTTTCTGGATCGCATCCTCGACCCTCCCAGCTACGGCTATGAGCGAAACGGCAAGCTCTACGTGCCGACCCACCGGGAAATCACCGCCGAGTTCTTCTCCCGGCTCAACGTCGTCCGCACCCGGAAGAACTGGGTGGGGCTCTTTGCCTGGGTGACGAGTCTCAGCTTCGGCATTCCGCTCGTCCTCTTCCTCACCCACCACTTCAGCTGGTGGCTGATGGCCGCGGGCTTCGTCTACAGCATGGTGGTGCTCGGGACGCACGGCACCGTCTGGTACCACCGCTACTCCACCCACGGCGCCTACCAGTTCAAGAACGCGTTCTTCCGAGAGCTGTGCCGCAACCTGGTCATCAAGATCATCGTGGATGAGGCGTACGTCGTCTCGCACCACGTCCACCACAGCTTCTCGGAGCAGCCCGGGGACCCGTACAACGCGCGCGCGGGCTGGCTCTACTGCTTCCTGGCGGATGTGAATCACCAGGCCATCAACAAGGACCTGGACCGCAAGGACTACGCGCAGGCCTGCAAGCTGATGAAGCACACGGGCGTGCACCTCAACAGTTACGAGCAGTACCAGCGCTGGGGCTCGCTGTGCCATCCGGGGTACACGGCGCTGCACTTCGCCCTCAACTGGGCGTTCTGGTATGGCGCGTTCTTCCTCATCGGCGGGCACGCGCTGGCGCTGGCCCTCTTCGGCTGGGCCGGGGTGTGGGCCATCGGCGTGCGCACGTTCAACTACGACGGGCATGGCGGCGGCAAGGATCGCCGGCGCGAGGGCGTGGACTTCAACACGCGCGACCAGTCCATCAACCAGGCCTGGCCGGGGCTCATCACGGGTGAGTGGCACAACAACCACCACCTGTATCCCAGCGGCGCGCGCGCCGGCTTCCTGCCGTATCAGTTCGACCCGGCGTGGCACTTCATCCGCGCCTGGGCGTGGATGGGCGCCATCACCTCGTACCGCGACTACAAGCAGGACTTCCTGGACCGGCACTATCTGCCCTGGCTGGCGAGATCGAAGGCGCCCGACGGCCCGGCGCCAGAGCAGGTCCCCGACTCCGGCCTGTCCTGA
- a CDS encoding RecQ family ATP-dependent DNA helicase yields the protein MRRGAGSGQVDGALVATLEDTLRERFGLTEFRPGQREVLTALLGPGAAALAVFPTGGGKSLCYQLPALLLEGVTVVVSPLIALMKDQIDALGRRGIRAARLDSSLSLEESREVTEALRGGALKLLYVAPERFNNERFTALLRELRISLFAVDEAHCVSEWGHNFRPDYLKLAQAARALGAERILALTATATPAVVRDICQGFAIPEENAVVTGFYRENLTLETTPVRADARDALLVERLKSRPPGPTIVYVTLQKTAERVAEALTAEGLPASAYHAGLESEDRERVQEAWMASGRGIVVATIAFGMGIDKADVRAVYHYNLPKGLESYSQEVGRAGRDGAPSVVELFACPEDVPTLENFSHGDLPTPEALRGLVTEVLAGGPELHVDLYALSNRHDLRPLVLRTALTYLELEGVLRQGTPFYAGYKVQPLVPLEELVGRFQGERAKFVQDVFAKAKKGRTWYSLDPTEVAEALGQPRERVVKALDYLQEQGLAQTQVSEPRQRYTRLRPREDGPALVALLLQRFQQREAQEVARVQQVLRLVTHDGCQSNALVAHFGQQRERPCGHCTWCRTGVARVLPAPRARPPLPAGLDVAALRALASRHPEALGHPRQAARFLCGLSSPALSRAKLGNHKLFGALEDRPFAEVLGFCESLSSPSV from the coding sequence ATGCGACGGGGAGCTGGGAGTGGGCAGGTGGATGGAGCGCTCGTGGCCACGCTCGAGGACACCTTGCGGGAGCGCTTCGGGCTGACGGAATTCCGGCCCGGCCAGCGCGAGGTGCTCACTGCGCTGCTGGGGCCGGGGGCGGCGGCGCTTGCCGTCTTCCCTACAGGGGGCGGCAAGTCGCTCTGCTACCAGCTTCCGGCGCTGCTGCTGGAGGGCGTCACGGTGGTGGTGTCCCCGCTCATCGCGCTGATGAAGGACCAGATTGACGCACTCGGACGCAGGGGCATCCGCGCCGCGCGGCTGGACTCGTCCCTATCGCTGGAGGAGTCGCGCGAGGTGACGGAGGCCCTGCGCGGTGGCGCGCTGAAGCTGCTCTACGTGGCGCCCGAGCGCTTCAACAACGAGCGCTTCACGGCGCTGCTGCGCGAGCTGCGCATCTCCCTCTTCGCGGTGGACGAGGCGCACTGCGTCTCCGAGTGGGGACACAACTTCCGCCCGGACTACCTCAAGCTGGCACAGGCGGCGCGAGCCCTCGGCGCCGAGCGCATCCTCGCGCTCACCGCCACGGCGACGCCCGCGGTGGTGCGAGACATCTGCCAGGGCTTCGCAATCCCCGAGGAGAACGCCGTCGTCACCGGCTTCTACCGGGAGAACCTCACGCTGGAGACCACGCCGGTGCGCGCCGACGCGCGGGACGCGCTGCTCGTGGAGCGGCTGAAGTCGCGTCCGCCGGGGCCCACCATCGTCTACGTCACGCTGCAGAAGACGGCGGAGCGCGTGGCGGAAGCCCTCACCGCCGAGGGACTCCCCGCGAGCGCCTACCACGCCGGCCTGGAGTCCGAGGACCGCGAGCGGGTGCAGGAGGCGTGGATGGCCTCGGGGCGCGGCATCGTCGTGGCCACCATCGCCTTCGGGATGGGCATCGACAAGGCGGACGTGCGCGCCGTGTACCACTACAACCTGCCCAAGGGCCTGGAGAGCTACAGCCAGGAGGTGGGCCGCGCGGGCCGCGACGGCGCGCCGTCGGTGGTGGAGTTGTTCGCCTGCCCCGAGGACGTGCCCACCCTGGAGAACTTCTCCCACGGAGACCTGCCCACTCCGGAGGCGCTGCGAGGACTGGTGACGGAGGTGCTCGCGGGAGGACCCGAGCTCCACGTCGACCTGTATGCGCTGTCCAACCGGCACGACTTGCGGCCACTCGTGCTGCGCACCGCGCTGACGTACCTGGAGCTGGAGGGCGTGCTGCGCCAGGGGACGCCCTTCTACGCGGGCTACAAGGTGCAGCCGCTCGTGCCGCTGGAGGAGCTCGTGGGGCGCTTCCAGGGAGAGCGGGCGAAGTTCGTGCAGGACGTGTTCGCGAAGGCGAAGAAGGGGCGCACCTGGTACTCGCTCGACCCGACCGAGGTCGCCGAGGCGCTCGGCCAACCCCGGGAGCGGGTGGTGAAGGCGCTCGACTACTTGCAGGAACAGGGGCTGGCACAGACGCAGGTCTCCGAGCCCCGCCAGCGCTACACGCGGCTGCGCCCTCGCGAGGACGGCCCGGCGCTGGTGGCGCTGCTGCTCCAGCGCTTCCAGCAGCGCGAGGCGCAGGAGGTGGCGCGCGTGCAACAGGTGCTTCGGCTCGTCACGCACGACGGCTGCCAGAGCAACGCCCTGGTCGCCCACTTCGGCCAGCAGCGCGAGCGTCCGTGCGGGCACTGCACCTGGTGCCGCACCGGTGTGGCTCGAGTGCTGCCCGCGCCGCGCGCCCGGCCTCCCCTTCCCGCGGGCCTGGACGTGGCCGCCCTCCGCGCGCTGGCCTCGCGTCACCCGGAGGCGCTCGGACATCCGCGACAGGCGGCGCGCTTCCTCTGCGGGCTGAGCAGCCCGGCGCTCTCGCGCGCGAAGCTGGGCAATCACAAACTCTTCGGCGCCCTGGAAGACCGGCCCTTCGCCGAGGTGCTCGGCTTCTGCGAGTCGCTGTCCTCACCCTCCGTGTGA